A stretch of Lactuca sativa cultivar Salinas chromosome 6, Lsat_Salinas_v11, whole genome shotgun sequence DNA encodes these proteins:
- the LOC111898308 gene encoding type I inositol polyphosphate 5-phosphatase 2-like isoform X4, producing MQVRRGKRSVAFWPSIVMKKWLNIHPKNNDFSEDEMDTESEDDGSSRKREHMGFNEENSPIIQTNMSTCLSEASNVTPAKPLVKHKRGKSEDLHDIKTKDLRLMIGTWNVAGRLPPDGLDVDDWLSMHQPADVYILGFQEVVPLNAGNVLGAETRAPIIKWETFIRKSLNKSQEPEYIPKSYSAPTSPVAEIKSNVDFRSTTEITDPERKEITWLTGLYGLDWPEYTLDRKQDIRFSANNFGPRDHVVDPGGLRIVRHSSCDMGLLWTEKQERADLVDSLYDLFGRVMEEDDDSLMDGIKVEQGNSPITSGQKIDRYVRIVSKQIVGIYLSIWVRKRLRRHISNVKVTPIGIGLMGYMGNKGSISVSMSLYQTRICFVCSHLTSGHKDRDDGRRNSDVNEILRRTHFLSVLDHDQPKTIPSHDYAKSLEAGVSSRDGRKALSTSHPLTSIRSIQITI from the exons ATGCAAGTTCGAAGAGGGAAACGATCTGTG GCATTTTGGCCGTCAATTGTGATGAAAAAATGGTTAAATATTCATCCAAAGAATAATGATTTTAGTGAAGACGAAATGGATACTGAAAGTGAAGATGATG GTTCTTCTCGTAAACGGGAACATATGGGTTTTAATGAggagaattctcctataatacaAACGAACATGTCTACATGCTTGAGCGAAGCCTCAAATG TGACGCCTGCAAAACCGTTGGTAAAACACAAAAGGGGGAAATCAGAGGATCTTCACGATATAAAAACGAAAGATTTGAG GTTAATGATCGGGACATGGAATGTTGCGGGAAGGCTTCCCCCTGATGGCCTTGATGTCGACGATTGGCTTAGTATGCACCAACCGGCTGACGTATATATTCTCGG TTTTCAAGAAGTTGTTCCTTTGAATGCGGGGAATGTGCTTGGAGCCGAGACTCGAGCACCGATTATAAAATGGGAGACATTCATTCGAAAATCTCTTAACAAATCACAAGAACCCGAATACATACCTAAAAGCTATAGTGCCCCGACCTCTCCTGTTGCCGAGATCAAAAGCAATGTGGATTTCCGGTCAACAACAGAAATCACCGATCCCGAAAGGAAAGAGATTACTTGGTTAACGGGATTATACGGCCTCGATTGGCCCGAATACACATTGGATAGAAAACAAGATATTCGTTTTTCAG CTAACAATTTCGGTCCGCGAGACCATGTGGTTGATCCTGGGGGTTTAAGAATAGTGCGTCATAGCTCGTGTGACATGGGTTTGCTTTGGACGGAGAAACAAGAAAGGGCCGATCTTGTTGATTCTCTCTATGATTTATTCGGACGAGTgatggaagaagatgatgattctCTCATGGACGGAATAAAAGTTGAACAAGGAAATTCACCCATAACTAGTGGCCAAAAAATTGATAG GTATGTGCGAATCGTAAGTAAGCAGATAGTGGGTATATACCTTTCGATTTGGGTTCGTAAAAGGTTGAGAAGGCATATCAGCAACGTAAAAGTAACGCCCATTGGCATCGGGCTAATGGGCTACATGGGAAACAAG GGATCTATTTCCGTTAGCATGTCTCTTTATCAAACACGCATATGTttcgtttgttctcatttgaccTCCGGACACAAGGACAGGGATGATGGGAGGCGCAACTCTGATGTTAATGAAATCTTGAGACGAACTCATTTCTTATCTGTATTAGACCATGATCAACCAAAAACAATTCCATCTCATGA TTATGCAAAGAGCTTAGAAGCGGGTGTGTCTTCGAGGGATGGAAGGAAGGCGTTATCAACTTCCCACCCACTTACAAGTATAAGATCAATTCAGATCACTATATAG
- the LOC111898308 gene encoding type I inositol polyphosphate 5-phosphatase 2-like isoform X1, with amino-acid sequence MQVRRGKRSVAFWPSIVMKKWLNIHPKNNDFSEDEMDTESEDDGSSRKREHMGFNEENSPIIQTNMSTCLSEASNVTPAKPLVKHKRGKSEDLHDIKTKDLRLMIGTWNVAGRLPPDGLDVDDWLSMHQPADVYILGFQEVVPLNAGNVLGAETRAPIIKWETFIRKSLNKSQEPEYIPKSYSAPTSPVAEIKSNVDFRSTTEITDPERKEITWLTGLYGLDWPEYTLDRKQDIRFSANNFGPRDHVVDPGGLRIVRHSSCDMGLLWTEKQERADLVDSLYDLFGRVMEEDDDSLMDGIKVEQGNSPITSGQKIDRYVRIVSKQIVGIYLSIWVRKRLRRHISNVKVTPIGIGLMGYMGNKGSISVSMSLYQTRICFVCSHLTSGHKDRDDGRRNSDVNEILRRTHFLSVLDHDQPKTIPSHDQIFWFGDLNYRINMADIDVRKIVALKQWDKLLYNDQLCKELRSGCVFEGWKEGVINFPPTYKYKINSDHYIGETPKEEEKRRTPAWCDRILWKGKGIEQLRYESVDSQMSDHRPVRSVFSIVVEVFDPTKIRRALDLTIPFIQI; translated from the exons ATGCAAGTTCGAAGAGGGAAACGATCTGTG GCATTTTGGCCGTCAATTGTGATGAAAAAATGGTTAAATATTCATCCAAAGAATAATGATTTTAGTGAAGACGAAATGGATACTGAAAGTGAAGATGATG GTTCTTCTCGTAAACGGGAACATATGGGTTTTAATGAggagaattctcctataatacaAACGAACATGTCTACATGCTTGAGCGAAGCCTCAAATG TGACGCCTGCAAAACCGTTGGTAAAACACAAAAGGGGGAAATCAGAGGATCTTCACGATATAAAAACGAAAGATTTGAG GTTAATGATCGGGACATGGAATGTTGCGGGAAGGCTTCCCCCTGATGGCCTTGATGTCGACGATTGGCTTAGTATGCACCAACCGGCTGACGTATATATTCTCGG TTTTCAAGAAGTTGTTCCTTTGAATGCGGGGAATGTGCTTGGAGCCGAGACTCGAGCACCGATTATAAAATGGGAGACATTCATTCGAAAATCTCTTAACAAATCACAAGAACCCGAATACATACCTAAAAGCTATAGTGCCCCGACCTCTCCTGTTGCCGAGATCAAAAGCAATGTGGATTTCCGGTCAACAACAGAAATCACCGATCCCGAAAGGAAAGAGATTACTTGGTTAACGGGATTATACGGCCTCGATTGGCCCGAATACACATTGGATAGAAAACAAGATATTCGTTTTTCAG CTAACAATTTCGGTCCGCGAGACCATGTGGTTGATCCTGGGGGTTTAAGAATAGTGCGTCATAGCTCGTGTGACATGGGTTTGCTTTGGACGGAGAAACAAGAAAGGGCCGATCTTGTTGATTCTCTCTATGATTTATTCGGACGAGTgatggaagaagatgatgattctCTCATGGACGGAATAAAAGTTGAACAAGGAAATTCACCCATAACTAGTGGCCAAAAAATTGATAG GTATGTGCGAATCGTAAGTAAGCAGATAGTGGGTATATACCTTTCGATTTGGGTTCGTAAAAGGTTGAGAAGGCATATCAGCAACGTAAAAGTAACGCCCATTGGCATCGGGCTAATGGGCTACATGGGAAACAAG GGATCTATTTCCGTTAGCATGTCTCTTTATCAAACACGCATATGTttcgtttgttctcatttgaccTCCGGACACAAGGACAGGGATGATGGGAGGCGCAACTCTGATGTTAATGAAATCTTGAGACGAACTCATTTCTTATCTGTATTAGACCATGATCAACCAAAAACAATTCCATCTCATGA CCAGATATTCTGGTTTGGCGATTTGAATTATCGTATCAATATGGCAGACATAGACGTCAGAAAAATTGTTGCCCTGAAGCAGTGGGATAAACTGCTATATAACGATCAG TTATGCAAAGAGCTTAGAAGCGGGTGTGTCTTCGAGGGATGGAAGGAAGGCGTTATCAACTTCCCACCCACTTACAAGTATAAGATCAATTCAGATCACTATATAGGTGAAACTCCAAAAGAAGAGGAGAAAAGAAGAACACCAGCATG GTGTGATCGTATTTTATGGAAGGGAAAAGGCATTGAACAACTTCGTTATGAAAGTGTGGATTCACAAATGTCCGATCATCGGCCCGTTAGATCAGTTTTTTCGATTGTGGTTGAGGTCTTTGACCCTACAAAGATTCGTCGAGCTCTTGATTTGACCATTCCGTTCATCCAGATATAA
- the LOC111898308 gene encoding type I inositol polyphosphate 5-phosphatase 2-like isoform X3, producing the protein MLERSLKWFNGCTFLVTPAKPLVKHKRGKSEDLHDIKTKDLRLMIGTWNVAGRLPPDGLDVDDWLSMHQPADVYILGFQEVVPLNAGNVLGAETRAPIIKWETFIRKSLNKSQEPEYIPKSYSAPTSPVAEIKSNVDFRSTTEITDPERKEITWLTGLYGLDWPEYTLDRKQDIRFSANNFGPRDHVVDPGGLRIVRHSSCDMGLLWTEKQERADLVDSLYDLFGRVMEEDDDSLMDGIKVEQGNSPITSGQKIDRYVRIVSKQIVGIYLSIWVRKRLRRHISNVKVTPIGIGLMGYMGNKGSISVSMSLYQTRICFVCSHLTSGHKDRDDGRRNSDVNEILRRTHFLSVLDHDQPKTIPSHDQIFWFGDLNYRINMADIDVRKIVALKQWDKLLYNDQLCKELRSGCVFEGWKEGVINFPPTYKYKINSDHYIGETPKEEEKRRTPAWCDRILWKGKGIEQLRYESVDSQMSDHRPVRSVFSIVVEVFDPTKIRRALDLTIPFIQI; encoded by the exons ATGCTTGAGCGAAGCCTCAAATG GTTTAATGGTTGTACATTTTTAGTGACGCCTGCAAAACCGTTGGTAAAACACAAAAGGGGGAAATCAGAGGATCTTCACGATATAAAAACGAAAGATTTGAG GTTAATGATCGGGACATGGAATGTTGCGGGAAGGCTTCCCCCTGATGGCCTTGATGTCGACGATTGGCTTAGTATGCACCAACCGGCTGACGTATATATTCTCGG TTTTCAAGAAGTTGTTCCTTTGAATGCGGGGAATGTGCTTGGAGCCGAGACTCGAGCACCGATTATAAAATGGGAGACATTCATTCGAAAATCTCTTAACAAATCACAAGAACCCGAATACATACCTAAAAGCTATAGTGCCCCGACCTCTCCTGTTGCCGAGATCAAAAGCAATGTGGATTTCCGGTCAACAACAGAAATCACCGATCCCGAAAGGAAAGAGATTACTTGGTTAACGGGATTATACGGCCTCGATTGGCCCGAATACACATTGGATAGAAAACAAGATATTCGTTTTTCAG CTAACAATTTCGGTCCGCGAGACCATGTGGTTGATCCTGGGGGTTTAAGAATAGTGCGTCATAGCTCGTGTGACATGGGTTTGCTTTGGACGGAGAAACAAGAAAGGGCCGATCTTGTTGATTCTCTCTATGATTTATTCGGACGAGTgatggaagaagatgatgattctCTCATGGACGGAATAAAAGTTGAACAAGGAAATTCACCCATAACTAGTGGCCAAAAAATTGATAG GTATGTGCGAATCGTAAGTAAGCAGATAGTGGGTATATACCTTTCGATTTGGGTTCGTAAAAGGTTGAGAAGGCATATCAGCAACGTAAAAGTAACGCCCATTGGCATCGGGCTAATGGGCTACATGGGAAACAAG GGATCTATTTCCGTTAGCATGTCTCTTTATCAAACACGCATATGTttcgtttgttctcatttgaccTCCGGACACAAGGACAGGGATGATGGGAGGCGCAACTCTGATGTTAATGAAATCTTGAGACGAACTCATTTCTTATCTGTATTAGACCATGATCAACCAAAAACAATTCCATCTCATGA CCAGATATTCTGGTTTGGCGATTTGAATTATCGTATCAATATGGCAGACATAGACGTCAGAAAAATTGTTGCCCTGAAGCAGTGGGATAAACTGCTATATAACGATCAG TTATGCAAAGAGCTTAGAAGCGGGTGTGTCTTCGAGGGATGGAAGGAAGGCGTTATCAACTTCCCACCCACTTACAAGTATAAGATCAATTCAGATCACTATATAGGTGAAACTCCAAAAGAAGAGGAGAAAAGAAGAACACCAGCATG GTGTGATCGTATTTTATGGAAGGGAAAAGGCATTGAACAACTTCGTTATGAAAGTGTGGATTCACAAATGTCCGATCATCGGCCCGTTAGATCAGTTTTTTCGATTGTGGTTGAGGTCTTTGACCCTACAAAGATTCGTCGAGCTCTTGATTTGACCATTCCGTTCATCCAGATATAA
- the LOC111898308 gene encoding type I inositol polyphosphate 5-phosphatase 2-like isoform X2 → MQVRRGKRSVAFWPSIVMKKWLNIHPKNNDFSEDEMDTESEDDGSSRKREHMGFNEENSPIIQTNMSTCLSEASNVTPAKPLVKHKRGKSEDLHDIKTKDLRLMIGTWNVAGRLPPDGLDVDDWLSMHQPADVYILGFQEVVPLNAGNVLGAETRAPIIKWETFIRKSLNKSQEPEYIPKSYSAPTSPVAEIKSNVDFRSTTEITDPERKEITWLTGLYGLDWPEYTLDRKQDIRFSANNFGPRDHVVDPGGLRIVRHSSCDMGLLWTEKQERADLVDSLYDLFGRVMEEDDDSLMDGIKVEQGNSPITSGQKIDRYVRIVSKQIVGIYLSIWVRKRLRRHISNVKVTPIGIGLMGYMGNKGSISVSMSLYQTRICFVCSHLTSGHKDRDDGRRNSDVNEILRRTHFLSVLDHDQPKTIPSHDQIFWFGDLNYRINMADIDVRKIVALKQWDKLLYNDQLCKELRSGCVFEGWKEGVINFPPTYKYKINSDHYIGETPKEEEKRRTPAWIWMKELNFILPSNKRPTYPGADSM, encoded by the exons ATGCAAGTTCGAAGAGGGAAACGATCTGTG GCATTTTGGCCGTCAATTGTGATGAAAAAATGGTTAAATATTCATCCAAAGAATAATGATTTTAGTGAAGACGAAATGGATACTGAAAGTGAAGATGATG GTTCTTCTCGTAAACGGGAACATATGGGTTTTAATGAggagaattctcctataatacaAACGAACATGTCTACATGCTTGAGCGAAGCCTCAAATG TGACGCCTGCAAAACCGTTGGTAAAACACAAAAGGGGGAAATCAGAGGATCTTCACGATATAAAAACGAAAGATTTGAG GTTAATGATCGGGACATGGAATGTTGCGGGAAGGCTTCCCCCTGATGGCCTTGATGTCGACGATTGGCTTAGTATGCACCAACCGGCTGACGTATATATTCTCGG TTTTCAAGAAGTTGTTCCTTTGAATGCGGGGAATGTGCTTGGAGCCGAGACTCGAGCACCGATTATAAAATGGGAGACATTCATTCGAAAATCTCTTAACAAATCACAAGAACCCGAATACATACCTAAAAGCTATAGTGCCCCGACCTCTCCTGTTGCCGAGATCAAAAGCAATGTGGATTTCCGGTCAACAACAGAAATCACCGATCCCGAAAGGAAAGAGATTACTTGGTTAACGGGATTATACGGCCTCGATTGGCCCGAATACACATTGGATAGAAAACAAGATATTCGTTTTTCAG CTAACAATTTCGGTCCGCGAGACCATGTGGTTGATCCTGGGGGTTTAAGAATAGTGCGTCATAGCTCGTGTGACATGGGTTTGCTTTGGACGGAGAAACAAGAAAGGGCCGATCTTGTTGATTCTCTCTATGATTTATTCGGACGAGTgatggaagaagatgatgattctCTCATGGACGGAATAAAAGTTGAACAAGGAAATTCACCCATAACTAGTGGCCAAAAAATTGATAG GTATGTGCGAATCGTAAGTAAGCAGATAGTGGGTATATACCTTTCGATTTGGGTTCGTAAAAGGTTGAGAAGGCATATCAGCAACGTAAAAGTAACGCCCATTGGCATCGGGCTAATGGGCTACATGGGAAACAAG GGATCTATTTCCGTTAGCATGTCTCTTTATCAAACACGCATATGTttcgtttgttctcatttgaccTCCGGACACAAGGACAGGGATGATGGGAGGCGCAACTCTGATGTTAATGAAATCTTGAGACGAACTCATTTCTTATCTGTATTAGACCATGATCAACCAAAAACAATTCCATCTCATGA CCAGATATTCTGGTTTGGCGATTTGAATTATCGTATCAATATGGCAGACATAGACGTCAGAAAAATTGTTGCCCTGAAGCAGTGGGATAAACTGCTATATAACGATCAG TTATGCAAAGAGCTTAGAAGCGGGTGTGTCTTCGAGGGATGGAAGGAAGGCGTTATCAACTTCCCACCCACTTACAAGTATAAGATCAATTCAGATCACTATATAGGTGAAACTCCAAAAGAAGAGGAGAAAAGAAGAACACCAGCATG GATATGGATGAAAGAATTAAATTTTATTCTTCCTTCTAATAAAAGACCCACATACCCAGGGGCGGATTCAATGTAA